In Rattus rattus isolate New Zealand chromosome 3, Rrattus_CSIRO_v1, whole genome shotgun sequence, one genomic interval encodes:
- the Gapt gene encoding protein GAPT — protein MLKSFASSPVGVAVGVSLLVLLLACGIGCAWHWNRRETTPLTLPKFMQRRSSRHKDYTKNVGVCAYVTGPSAKASVESKGQKSTAKGSKMHDNYENVEVCPPGTEGETEKGLYENTQPSNLEEHVYGNQTDPLYYNFQKPSPPPPQDEDIYILPDCD, from the coding sequence ATGCTGAAAAGCTTTGCGAGTTCTCCGGTGGGTGTGGCTGTAGGCGTTTCCCTCCTAGTACTTTTGCTGGCCTGTGGAATTGGATGTGCTTGGCATTGGAATCGCCGGGAAACCACACCACTTACCTTACCGAAATTTATGCAAAGAAGAAGCAGCAGGCATAAAGACTACACAAAAAACGTCGGCGTGTGTGCCTACGTGACTGGCCCAAGCGCTAAAGCCTCAGTGGAAAGCAAAGGGCAGAAATCTACTGCCAAGGGAAGTAAGATGCATGATAACTACGAAAATGTGGAAGTGTGTCCTCCCGGCACTGAAGGGGAGACTGAGAAGGGCCTGTATGAAAACACGCAGCCTTCTAATCTTGAGGAGCATGTCTACGGGAATCAGACCGACCCCCTCTATTATAACTTCCAGAAAcctagtcctcctcctcctcaagatGAAGACATATACATCCTTCCAGATTGCGACTAG